One window of Pyrus communis chromosome 12, drPyrComm1.1, whole genome shotgun sequence genomic DNA carries:
- the LOC137710215 gene encoding transcription factor MYB106-like, whose translation MGKSSCYAAASGIKRGPWTPEEDRKLLAYIQLYGHGSWRSLPQKAGLKRCGKSCRLRWRNYLRPDIKRGNFSLHEDQTIIQLHALLGNRWSAIAAHLPRRTDNEVKNYWNSHLKKRLAKIGFDPVTHKPKAAILGSANGDPKNWSNLSHIAQWESARLQAEARSVKESKLRMHESAPAPSLSDDHHQFAPPLVPQCLDILRASAWESLISMSRSSSRSAAQTNMNGQGNVSFGDHHHVHDHGINMNAQDYGSNFEAPTSDQQLSSLMGYDDATLMSSVATGSMDINELFGEYCGDECSELLAALPHDTGFEFGDAWTSLEQLM comes from the exons ATGGGAAAATCTAGTTGCTATGCAGCGGCGTCAGGGATAAAGAGAGGTCCATGGACTCCTGAGGAGGACAGAAAGCTTTTAGCTTACATTCAACTATACGGCCATGGAAGCTGGCGTTCCTTGCCCCAGAAAGCTG GTCTCAAAAGATGCGGGAAGAGCTGTAGGCTAAGGTGGAGAAACTACCTCAGACCTGATATTAAGAGGGGAAATTTCAGCTTGCACGAAGACCAAACCATCATTCAACTCCATGCACTTCTTGGCAACag GTGGTCGGCCATAGCTGCCCATTTGCCAAGGAGAACAGATAACGAGGTCAAGAACTATTGGAACTCACATCTGAAGAAAAGGTTGGCAAAGATAGGGTTTGACCCTGTAACCCACAAGCCCAAGGCTGCCATTCTTGGCTCTGCAAATGGCGACCCCAAAAACTGGTCAAATCTTAGCCACATTGCTCAATGGGAAAGTGCCAGGCTTCAAGCCGAAGCAAGATCTGTCAAAGAATCCAAACTGCGTATGCATGAATCTGCGCCAGCGCCGTCGCTTTCCGATGATCATCATCAGTTTGCTCCACCACTAGTTCCACAGTGCCTTGACATACTACGAGCATCCGCATGGGAAAGCCTAATATCCATGTCAAGGTCATCGTCAAGATCGGCTGCCCAAACCAATATGAACGGCCAGGGTAATGTCTCATTTGGTGATCATCACCATGTTCATGATCATGGTATTAATATGAACGCCCAAGATTATGGCTCTAATTTTGAGGCTCCAACATCTGATCAACAATTATCAAGCCTGATGGGATATGATGATGCAACGCTCATGTCATCAGTAGCCACTGGATCGATGGATATTAATGAACTTTTCGGTGAATACTGTGGTGATGAATGCAGTGAATTATTGGCGGCACTCCCCCACGATACTGGGTTTGAATTCGGGGATGCTTGGACTAGTTTGGAACAATTAATGTAA